GCGAGAATTATCTGCAAGGTGGTTTTGCCTGAAGATATTCTTTTGCTTGTCCATAAGCAGTGCAAATTCAATCTGCTTACGCATTCTATCGTCCATCTAGGCCCTCTCAAGTTTACCCTGCGCTTGCGCCTCCTCTATAAGAGTTGCAACGCGTTTATTCGATAAACCTATTTTATCATTAGCAAGGATTACGCGTCTACATTTTTTGATGGCTTCAAGTGCCTTCTCTAGGCTCTCTTCGCTTATTTCTTCAAAAGCTGGCACCGATATTAAGTCGCTCGCTAGGTTCTTTGCTACATAAAAATCCACATCATTTTCGTGTAATATGCCTGTACAGAACGGAATTCCAAGCCTTGTCATCTCCCTAAAAACAGGAATGCCCTTGCCATTTCCCGCAATTACAAACACCTCTGGCTCTCCCACTGGCTTAGGAAGCTCGACGCTACCAAATGTAATGTTGTAGGAACCCTTCTCTATGCTGTAAAGTTCTCTAATGATTTCATCAGTAAATATATCATTAGGTCTTCCGAAGTGCTCAATAGAGTCGCCGTGAACGCATATAACCTTGTCCGAGATTTTTTGGGCAAGATCTATTTCGTGAAGCGACATCAAAACAGCAATATTCGCCTTCTTTGCCATGGTGTGAAGGATGTTCAAAAGCTCAAGCTTATGCTTTACATCAAGAAAGGATGTCGGTTCGTCCAAAACTATAATCTTTGGCTCCTGGCAAATCGCCCTTGCAAGCAAGACTCTCTGCCTCTGTCCATCACTTATAGCGCTGAAATCCCTACCAGCAAGTTCTTCCACATGAGCCTTTTTCATCGCCTCAGAAACCTTGACTCTATCCTTTTCATCAAGAACTCCAAGCGAGTTTGTATACGGATATCTTCCCGTTGCAACAACATCAAAGCATGTTAGGAGCTCTCCCTTAATCTTCTCTGTCAAAACCACAGACATCTGCTGAGCGAGCGCCTTAAAACTTAGGTTTGCAAGCGAAGCATCTGCGATAAAAACCTCTCCACCAACCATTTCAAGATGCTTGGTTATGCTCTTAAGTATGGTCGACTTTCCTGCACCGTTTGGTCCTATCATGGTCACGATTTCGCCAAAGTCTACGTCTATATTTATATCCTTAATCAGCGGTTTTTTATTGTATCCGACCGTTAAGTCCGATGTTCTAAAATAAATGTTTTCCATTTGATCTCTCTAGTACTTAGTACCGTGTCTCTTAACGAGCATTCCAATAACTATAGGTGCACCAAACATTGCTGTTACAGTGCTTATCGAAAGTTCCACTGGCGCAAATGCCGTTCTTGCAACATAGTCGCAGAACATACAGAATACGCTTCCTGCCATGAATGAGCATGGAATTACAAGAATTGGCTTTGCCGTCTTAAGCCCTATTTTTACAACATGAGGAACTGCGATTCCAACAAAGGAAATCGGTCCAACAAAGGCAGTTACGCATCCAGCCAGAAGGCTTGACATCATGATTAGATACACCCTAAAGCGCTTTACGTTTACGCCCATGCTCTGTGCGTATGATTCGCCCATCTGATACGCTCCAATAGGCTTTGACATTGCAAATACTATAGCAAAGCAAACTAGCACAATTTTGCTAGAAAGACTAACGTCGCTCCAGCTTACTCCTGAAAAGCTTCCTTGCGACCAGTTGTGCAAGTTAACTATATCTGAGTCCTGAGCAAAGGTAATCAAAAACTCCGTTATTGCAGAACAAATATAGCTTATCATGATTCCCGCAACGAGAAGCATAGACATCTGCTTTATCGCTCTTGCCGCAAGAAGTACAAAGCCCATTGCTATCAAAGCACCCACGAAAGCAGCCATGACTATCATCCATGAATTGGTGTGATGAACGTACTTTAATGCTACAATCATCGCAACTGCAACAAAGAGCTTTGATCCTGAAGATATACCTAAAACATAAGGCCCTGCGATAGGGTTGTTGAAAAAGGTTTGCATCAGAAATCCCGAAACCGCAAGACCTCCACCGAGTATCGCAGCTGTTATGATTCTAGGCAGTCTAATCTGCCATATGATATTTACATTTGTTTGATCGCCCTTTTTAGTGAATATTATCTTCATGATTTC
The nucleotide sequence above comes from Eubacterium sulci ATCC 35585. Encoded proteins:
- a CDS encoding iron ABC transporter permease encodes the protein MTLQQNHKISDRWRYLAVFICLIIAFFVLIVWNINSGAVDISFTEIMKIIFTKKGDQTNVNIIWQIRLPRIITAAILGGGLAVSGFLMQTFFNNPIAGPYVLGISSGSKLFVAVAMIVALKYVHHTNSWMIVMAAFVGALIAMGFVLLAARAIKQMSMLLVAGIMISYICSAITEFLITFAQDSDIVNLHNWSQGSFSGVSWSDVSLSSKIVLVCFAIVFAMSKPIGAYQMGESYAQSMGVNVKRFRVYLIMMSSLLAGCVTAFVGPISFVGIAVPHVVKIGLKTAKPILVIPCSFMAGSVFCMFCDYVARTAFAPVELSISTVTAMFGAPIVIGMLVKRHGTKY
- a CDS encoding iron ABC transporter ATP-binding protein, with translation MENIYFRTSDLTVGYNKKPLIKDINIDVDFGEIVTMIGPNGAGKSTILKSITKHLEMVGGEVFIADASLANLSFKALAQQMSVVLTEKIKGELLTCFDVVATGRYPYTNSLGVLDEKDRVKVSEAMKKAHVEELAGRDFSAISDGQRQRVLLARAICQEPKIIVLDEPTSFLDVKHKLELLNILHTMAKKANIAVLMSLHEIDLAQKISDKVICVHGDSIEHFGRPNDIFTDEIIRELYSIEKGSYNITFGSVELPKPVGEPEVFVIAGNGKGIPVFREMTRLGIPFCTGILHENDVDFYVAKNLASDLISVPAFEEISEESLEKALEAIKKCRRVILANDKIGLSNKRVATLIEEAQAQGKLERA